The following proteins come from a genomic window of Methanocella conradii HZ254:
- a CDS encoding ABC transporter permease yields MALFDIAWHEFRRVLLHPLVLIVGLIVLAVAYLNGAGYADTLRLIGSMYDVYRADAFIVGVSHLCASTSMASVIVAAFLSATSIPGDRWKNALNVLLTKPLYRKDYLLGKFLGLSAFMLLFNAFVFSCISLMILVYYGGPLSIMDGTLKVISYLLTLTLACVLVIAFNLLFGVLSKNVLFVTTATMTFIFVDRLWLSENFLGGLSILLPTRLYYRILDPTPYVPETPLPLDVWVQYAMPYIALLLVEIVVLLLAEIHIFSRDENV; encoded by the coding sequence ATGGCGTTGTTCGATATTGCCTGGCATGAGTTCCGGCGGGTATTATTGCACCCGCTTGTCCTCATCGTGGGATTGATAGTATTGGCGGTAGCATACCTCAATGGGGCAGGCTACGCGGATACCCTGCGACTGATAGGCTCCATGTATGACGTGTACCGCGCTGATGCCTTTATCGTGGGAGTCAGCCATTTGTGTGCTTCGACTTCGATGGCGAGCGTAATAGTGGCAGCCTTCCTGAGCGCCACTTCTATTCCTGGTGACAGGTGGAAGAACGCGCTAAACGTGCTGCTCACAAAGCCTTTATATCGTAAGGACTATTTGCTGGGAAAGTTTTTAGGGCTCTCCGCTTTCATGCTTTTGTTTAACGCCTTCGTGTTCTCGTGTATAAGTCTCATGATCCTTGTATATTATGGAGGCCCGTTATCAATAATGGATGGAACGTTGAAGGTTATCTCGTATCTCCTGACCCTGACGTTGGCTTGTGTGCTCGTCATCGCGTTTAACCTGCTCTTCGGCGTATTGTCGAAGAACGTTTTGTTCGTTACTACCGCTACGATGACCTTTATTTTCGTCGACCGGCTCTGGCTCAGCGAGAATTTTCTCGGCGGGCTATCAATATTGCTGCCCACGAGGCTTTATTACCGGATCCTCGACCCCACGCCATATGTGCCCGAAACGCCCCTACCGCTGGACGTGTGGGTACAGTACGCCATGCCATACATAGCCCTGCTTCTCGTCGAAATAGTGGTCCTATTGCTAGCAGAAATCCACATCTTTTCAAGAGACGAAAACGTGTAG